One stretch of Actinacidiphila sp. DG2A-62 DNA includes these proteins:
- a CDS encoding ABC transporter permease: MSAPALQAPGAVGTAGGAAGHGLLRYLAVRLLLIVPTVLVLVSVVFFLMHATGDPISTAFGDRLTPRQLHAKLHQAGYDRPLLTQYLDYLRALAHGDLGRTATDDQPVRDMLRTNGAATAELAAYAMAVALVVGVPLGMVAAAYRDRAADAGLRLLAILSYATPVFFLGLLLKLVFAVWLGWLPTSGRAGIDVQLELQNQTSTTGIYLVDAVRSGDRSAVADVLRHAVLPGLALGLLVAGVLLRLVRTNLIGTLSAEYVEAARSRGVGSFRLITRHATRPALIPVVTVLGLQVAGLLGGAVLTETTFEWKGLGFQLAHYLTVRDYAAVQGIVTVFAVVVALTNFLVDAVAALIDPRVRY, from the coding sequence GTGAGCGCGCCGGCCCTCCAGGCCCCGGGCGCCGTCGGCACGGCCGGCGGCGCCGCCGGGCACGGGCTGCTGCGCTACCTCGCGGTCCGTCTGCTGCTCATCGTCCCCACGGTGCTGGTCCTGGTCAGCGTCGTGTTCTTCCTCATGCACGCCACCGGCGACCCGATCAGCACGGCGTTCGGCGACCGGCTGACCCCGCGGCAGCTGCACGCCAAGCTCCACCAGGCCGGCTACGACCGGCCGTTGCTCACCCAGTACCTGGACTACTTGCGGGCGCTGGCGCACGGCGACCTCGGCCGGACCGCCACCGACGACCAGCCGGTCCGGGACATGCTGCGGACCAACGGCGCGGCGACCGCGGAGCTGGCGGCGTACGCGATGGCGGTGGCGCTGGTCGTGGGGGTGCCGCTGGGCATGGTCGCGGCGGCCTACCGGGACCGGGCGGCCGACGCGGGCCTGCGGCTGCTGGCGATCCTCAGCTACGCGACGCCGGTGTTCTTCCTCGGCCTGCTGCTGAAGCTGGTCTTCGCGGTGTGGCTGGGCTGGCTGCCCACCTCGGGGCGGGCCGGCATCGACGTGCAGCTCGAACTGCAGAACCAGACCAGCACCACCGGGATCTACCTGGTCGACGCCGTGCGCAGCGGCGACCGCTCCGCGGTGGCCGACGTGCTGCGGCACGCGGTGCTGCCGGGCCTGGCGCTCGGGCTGCTGGTCGCCGGGGTGCTGCTGCGGCTGGTGCGCACCAACCTGATCGGCACGCTGTCCGCGGAGTACGTGGAGGCCGCCAGGTCCCGCGGCGTGGGCTCCTTCCGGCTGATCACCCGGCACGCGACCCGCCCGGCGCTGATCCCGGTCGTCACCGTGCTCGGGCTGCAGGTCGCCGGGCTGCTCGGCGGCGCGGTGCTGACCGAGACCACCTTCGAGTGGAAGGGCCTCGGCTTCCAGCTCGCGCACTACCTGACGGTGCGGGACTACGCGGCGGTGCAGGGCATCGTGACCGTGTTCGCGGTGGTGGTCGCGCTGACCAACTTCCTCGTCGACGCCGTGGCGGCGCTGATCGACCCCCGGGTGAGGTACTGA
- a CDS encoding ABC transporter permease, which produces MADDVLDPLPQPRPDALPVPLPEPPFRRLAALLTAGAGLQRAMLLAGAALSAAFVLAALLAPLLAPYGYSQLSSHGKLFGPQRHPGHGHLLGTTVAGYDVLSRTLWGSRTALEIIVAALLLSAVAGVVLGLVSGYVGGVLDRLLVGAADAMYAFPSLLLAIVMAIVISGGQSSLVGGLAAAACSVAVAFVPQYFRVVRAEVTRVKSEAFVEAARVIGAGPWRIMFRHVLRNCVRTLPLIATVNASEAILTLAGLGFLGFGIEPTSAAEWGYDLNRSVADVTSGIWWTALPPGLAIVLTVLGTTLLGEGLTDLADPRLRGRGGARRRRGSAPETSGTTGGAGAPGGSGAPSGSGESGDSGVSGALGTSAAPGSPGASASLPGHVSTEGGAAHG; this is translated from the coding sequence GTGGCCGACGACGTCCTCGATCCGCTGCCGCAGCCGCGGCCGGACGCGCTGCCCGTTCCGCTCCCGGAACCGCCGTTCAGGCGGCTGGCCGCGCTCCTCACGGCCGGCGCGGGCCTGCAGCGGGCCATGCTGCTCGCCGGCGCCGCGCTGAGCGCCGCCTTCGTGCTCGCCGCCCTCCTCGCACCGCTGCTCGCGCCGTACGGCTACTCCCAGCTGAGCAGCCACGGCAAGCTCTTCGGCCCGCAGCGGCACCCCGGCCACGGGCACCTGCTGGGCACCACCGTGGCCGGTTACGACGTGCTCTCGCGCACCTTGTGGGGCAGCAGGACCGCCCTGGAGATCATCGTCGCGGCGCTGCTGCTGTCGGCGGTCGCCGGCGTGGTGCTCGGCCTGGTCTCCGGCTACGTCGGCGGGGTGCTCGACCGACTGCTGGTGGGGGCCGCCGACGCGATGTACGCGTTCCCCTCGCTGCTGCTGGCGATCGTCATGGCGATCGTGATCAGCGGCGGGCAGTCCAGCCTCGTCGGGGGTCTGGCCGCCGCGGCGTGCTCGGTCGCCGTCGCCTTCGTGCCGCAGTACTTCCGGGTGGTGCGCGCGGAGGTGACACGGGTGAAGTCCGAGGCGTTCGTCGAGGCGGCCCGGGTGATCGGCGCGGGGCCGTGGCGGATCATGTTCCGCCACGTGCTGCGCAACTGCGTGCGGACGCTGCCGCTGATCGCCACCGTCAACGCGTCCGAGGCGATCCTCACGCTGGCCGGGCTCGGCTTCCTCGGCTTCGGCATCGAGCCGACCTCGGCCGCGGAGTGGGGCTACGACCTCAACCGGTCGGTCGCCGACGTCACGTCGGGCATCTGGTGGACCGCGCTGCCGCCGGGGCTGGCGATCGTGCTCACCGTCCTCGGCACGACACTGCTCGGCGAGGGGCTCACGGACCTCGCGGACCCCCGGCTCCGCGGCCGGGGCGGCGCGCGGAGGCGGCGCGGGAGCGCTCCCGAAACCTCCGGAACGACCGGCGGGGCCGGCGCACCGGGCGGGTCCGGCGCACCGAGCGGCTCCGGCGAGTCCGGGGACTCCGGGGTCTCCGGGGCGCTCGGGACGTCGGCGGCGCCCGGCTCTCCCGGCGCATCGGCGAGCCTCCCCGGTCACGTGTCCACCGAAGGAGGGGCGGCGCATGGCTGA
- a CDS encoding ABC transporter ATP-binding protein: MADLLRIEDLRVRFDAGGGAPAVDGVGLSVAPGEVLALVGESGSGKTVTARSVLGLLPATASVSGRVLLGDGAAEPAEDVLTASPARLRALRGARAAMVFQEPSTALSPVFTIGWQLAEGLRAHGVGGGRAGRRALAVEMLDRVGIPEPDRRVDHYPHQLSGGQKQRAVIAMALALGAGLLVADEPTTALDVTVQAEILALLHRCRVDLGTAVLLITHNMGVVADLADRVAVMRRGRIVEQAPAHRLFAEPAHPYTRELLAAVPHFGRRAAGHGGPPSGARPGGRDRGEDPGKSPGGRTYARAGAPDGGTGPDAAAAPATGPAAAVRAEGLVVDYPERLGVRAFRAVDRVAFAIAPGEVLGLVGESGSGKTTIGRAVAGLTRVTAGVLEVLGEPLGAGGRTRRGPRATAAVRSGQVGFVFQDPATSFNPQLTVADSVGEPLAVHRRDLDARAVRAAVDALLESVRLPRGHGDRYPHELSGGERQRAGLARALALRPRLVIADEPTSALDVSVQARVLDLFTELQREQGFAALFISHDLAVVEQVADRVAVLHRGRIVESGTAADVLGAPRDAYTRRLIASLPVPDPRRQARRGAAPPG, translated from the coding sequence ATGGCTGATCTGCTGCGGATCGAGGACCTGCGGGTCCGTTTCGACGCCGGCGGCGGCGCTCCTGCCGTCGACGGGGTCGGCCTGTCGGTCGCGCCCGGCGAGGTGCTCGCCCTGGTCGGGGAGAGCGGCAGCGGCAAGACGGTGACCGCGAGGTCGGTGCTCGGGCTGCTGCCGGCGACCGCCTCGGTCAGCGGCCGGGTGCTGCTCGGCGACGGCGCCGCCGAGCCCGCGGAGGACGTGCTGACCGCGTCCCCGGCGCGACTGCGGGCGCTGCGCGGCGCGCGGGCCGCGATGGTCTTCCAGGAGCCGTCGACCGCGCTGAGCCCGGTGTTCACGATCGGCTGGCAGCTCGCCGAGGGGCTGCGCGCACACGGCGTCGGCGGCGGACGCGCCGGGCGGCGCGCGCTGGCCGTCGAGATGCTGGACCGGGTCGGCATCCCGGAGCCGGACCGCCGGGTGGACCACTACCCGCACCAGCTGTCCGGCGGCCAGAAGCAGCGCGCGGTGATCGCCATGGCGCTCGCGCTGGGCGCGGGCCTGCTCGTGGCCGACGAGCCGACCACCGCGCTGGACGTCACGGTGCAGGCCGAGATCCTGGCGCTGCTGCACCGCTGCCGGGTGGACCTCGGCACCGCGGTGCTGCTGATCACGCACAACATGGGCGTGGTGGCCGACCTCGCCGACCGCGTGGCGGTGATGCGCCGCGGCCGGATCGTGGAACAGGCCCCGGCGCACCGCCTGTTCGCCGAGCCCGCGCACCCCTACACCCGGGAACTGCTCGCGGCGGTGCCGCACTTCGGGCGCCGGGCGGCCGGACACGGCGGGCCCCCGTCAGGTGCCCGCCCCGGCGGCAGAGACCGCGGCGAGGACCCGGGCAAGAGCCCGGGCGGCCGGACGTACGCCCGGGCCGGCGCACCGGACGGCGGTACGGGTCCGGACGCCGCGGCTGCTCCGGCGACCGGTCCGGCCGCGGCGGTCAGGGCGGAGGGGCTGGTCGTGGACTACCCCGAGCGGCTCGGGGTCCGCGCCTTCCGCGCGGTGGACCGGGTCGCGTTCGCGATCGCTCCCGGCGAGGTGCTGGGCCTGGTCGGGGAGAGCGGCTCGGGCAAGACGACCATCGGCCGGGCGGTCGCGGGGCTGACCCGGGTCACCGCCGGGGTGCTGGAGGTGCTCGGCGAGCCGCTGGGCGCGGGCGGGCGCACCCGCCGCGGACCGCGGGCCACGGCGGCGGTCAGGTCCGGGCAGGTCGGCTTCGTCTTCCAGGACCCGGCCACCAGCTTCAACCCCCAGTTGACGGTGGCCGATTCGGTCGGCGAGCCGCTGGCGGTGCACCGCCGGGACCTCGACGCCCGCGCGGTGCGCGCCGCGGTCGACGCGCTGCTGGAGTCGGTGCGGCTGCCGCGCGGGCACGGCGACCGCTACCCGCACGAGCTCAGCGGCGGCGAGCGGCAGCGCGCCGGGCTGGCCCGCGCGCTGGCGCTGCGGCCGCGCCTGGTGATCGCCGACGAACCCACCTCGGCGCTGGACGTGTCGGTGCAGGCTCGGGTGCTCGACCTGTTCACCGAACTCCAGCGGGAGCAGGGCTTCGCCGCGCTGTTCATCAGCCACGACCTCGCGGTGGTCGAGCAGGTCGCGGACCGGGTGGCGGTGCTGCACCGCGGCCGGATCGTGGAGTCGGGGACCGCGGCGGACGTGCTGGGGGCGCCGCGCGACGCGTACACCCGGCGGCTGATCGCCTCGCTGCCGGTGCCCGATCCGCGCCGCCAGGCCCGGCGCGGCGCGGCGCCCCCCGGCTGA
- a CDS encoding helix-turn-helix domain-containing protein encodes MGTPLGDFVRAKRDSIRPESFGIPERGRRRSPGLRRTDLAARAGISVEYLTRIEQGRDRNPSPAVVNALADGLSLDAGERDHLRYLAKISNGSCVTGRLPEPPGREVRPTVLATLRLLEPAAAYVTNRLGDVLAHTDGLARLARGSGLLDGPAPNLTRYAFTDARARTFFADWEQVADELAFDLWFAPTVESSQWLRAQLEPLAGEEFTRRLERRLPPPRLPLRVNVPDLPGAPELRWDRERLELPGGEGQELVVLLPADEATEQAAERLSRGSGAGLRAIG; translated from the coding sequence ATGGGCACGCCACTGGGCGACTTCGTCCGCGCCAAGCGCGACAGCATCCGACCCGAGTCGTTCGGCATCCCCGAGCGGGGCCGGCGGCGCTCGCCGGGGCTGCGCCGCACCGACCTGGCCGCGCGGGCCGGCATCAGCGTCGAGTACCTGACCCGCATCGAGCAGGGCCGGGACCGCAACCCCTCGCCGGCCGTGGTCAACGCCCTCGCCGACGGACTGAGCCTGGACGCCGGCGAGCGCGACCACCTGCGCTACCTCGCCAAGATCAGCAACGGCTCCTGTGTGACGGGCCGGCTGCCGGAGCCGCCGGGCCGTGAGGTGCGGCCCACCGTGCTGGCGACCCTGCGCCTGCTCGAACCCGCCGCGGCGTACGTCACCAACCGGCTCGGCGACGTCCTCGCGCACACCGACGGGCTCGCACGGCTGGCGCGCGGCAGCGGACTCCTGGACGGACCGGCCCCCAACCTCACCCGCTACGCGTTCACCGACGCCCGGGCGCGGACGTTCTTCGCGGACTGGGAACAGGTGGCCGACGAGCTGGCCTTCGACCTGTGGTTCGCGCCGACCGTCGAGAGCTCGCAGTGGCTGAGGGCCCAGCTGGAGCCGCTGGCCGGCGAGGAGTTCACCCGGCGGCTGGAGCGCCGGCTGCCGCCGCCCCGGCTCCCGCTGCGGGTGAACGTCCCCGACCTCCCCGGCGCACCCGAACTGCGCTGGGACCGCGAGCGGTTGGAGCTGCCGGGCGGCGAGGGGCAGGAGCTGGTGGTGCTCCTGCCCGCAGACGAGGCGACCGAGCAGGCCGCCGAGCGCCTGAGCCGGGGGTCCGGCGCGGGCCTGCGCGCCATCGGCTGA
- a CDS encoding NADPH-dependent FMN reductase yields the protein MTDKHTLAVVVGSVREGRFGDVVAAWVAEQARAHGGFAVEVVDLTDVEIPLSLPAESPKYAGDAYPRPAAMAPLTRQLTRAEAFVLVAPEYNHSYPASLKAAVDWHFTQWTAKPVALVTYGGASGGLHAALHLENVLTELHAVTMRDSLAFPNYFTAWQDGRPLDPEAPGRAKVMLDHLVWWTAALSAARAAVPYPS from the coding sequence ATGACTGACAAGCACACATTGGCCGTCGTGGTCGGCAGCGTCCGCGAGGGCAGGTTCGGGGACGTCGTCGCCGCCTGGGTGGCAGAACAGGCCCGCGCGCACGGCGGGTTCGCCGTGGAGGTCGTCGACCTCACCGACGTCGAGATCCCGCTGTCGCTGCCCGCCGAGTCCCCGAAGTACGCGGGCGACGCCTATCCGCGCCCGGCCGCGATGGCGCCCCTGACCCGGCAGTTGACGCGCGCCGAGGCGTTCGTCCTGGTGGCGCCCGAGTACAACCACAGCTATCCGGCGTCCCTGAAGGCCGCGGTGGACTGGCACTTCACCCAGTGGACGGCCAAGCCGGTCGCGCTGGTCACCTACGGCGGCGCGTCGGGCGGCCTGCACGCGGCCCTGCACCTGGAGAACGTGCTCACCGAACTGCACGCGGTGACCATGCGCGACAGCCTGGCGTTCCCGAACTACTTCACCGCCTGGCAGGACGGCCGGCCGCTGGACCCGGAGGCGCCCGGGCGGGCCAAGGTCATGCTGGACCACCTCGTCTGGTGGACCGCCGCGCTGTCCGCCGCCCGCGCGGCGGTTCCGTACCCGAGCTGA
- a CDS encoding PhzF family phenazine biosynthesis protein has protein sequence MSDDRAPARQPAHEQHPYPAEHGVPHGALPDARRDAEHEPGPGHAPFALVDVFGAEPLTGNPLAVVDLTEYARCGGADVDERWLRRVAREMNQSETTFVLPGTHGAVRDLRSFTAGGVEVTGAGHNALGAWWWLLHTGRVRPAPAPDGRAAPLVQRIGGRNLDVFVEDGHGPHGGELTMRQAPARPGASVDAPERLAELAAAVGLAPGDIAAAPAPRTVDTGAAHLMVLLRERAALGRAVPDKRRLTAAADAVGAQGVYLAWPDDTPAARPGRTVRARFFNPGVGLDEDPATGSAAGPLAAYLSAAGLLAPGEELTVVQGEAMGRPSTLRVAVDAEGAPRVTGGGSLTVEGRLSLASLRADRR, from the coding sequence ATGAGCGACGACCGCGCCCCGGCCCGGCAGCCCGCCCACGAGCAGCACCCGTATCCCGCCGAGCACGGCGTGCCGCACGGCGCGCTGCCTGACGCACGGCGGGACGCGGAGCACGAACCGGGCCCCGGCCACGCCCCCTTCGCCCTCGTGGACGTCTTCGGCGCCGAGCCCCTCACCGGCAATCCGCTGGCCGTGGTCGACCTGACGGAGTACGCGCGGTGCGGCGGCGCGGACGTGGACGAGCGGTGGCTGCGCCGCGTCGCCCGCGAGATGAACCAGTCGGAGACCACGTTCGTCCTGCCCGGCACCCACGGCGCGGTACGCGACCTGCGCTCGTTCACCGCGGGCGGCGTGGAGGTCACCGGCGCGGGGCACAACGCGCTCGGCGCCTGGTGGTGGCTGCTGCACACCGGGCGCGTCAGGCCCGCGCCGGCCCCGGACGGCCGAGCCGCGCCCCTGGTCCAGCGCATCGGCGGTCGCAACCTCGATGTCTTCGTGGAGGACGGACACGGCCCGCACGGCGGGGAGTTGACGATGCGTCAGGCACCGGCCCGGCCCGGCGCGTCGGTCGACGCGCCGGAGCGGCTCGCCGAACTGGCCGCCGCGGTCGGCCTGGCGCCCGGCGACATCGCCGCCGCGCCCGCGCCCCGCACCGTCGACACCGGTGCCGCCCATCTGATGGTGCTGTTGCGCGAGCGGGCCGCGCTGGGGCGGGCCGTGCCGGACAAGCGCCGGCTGACCGCCGCGGCCGACGCCGTCGGCGCGCAGGGGGTCTACCTCGCCTGGCCGGACGACACGCCGGCCGCCCGGCCCGGCAGGACCGTGCGCGCCCGCTTCTTCAACCCCGGCGTCGGCCTGGACGAGGACCCCGCGACCGGCAGCGCGGCCGGCCCGCTCGCCGCGTATCTGAGCGCCGCCGGCCTGCTCGCGCCGGGGGAGGAGCTGACGGTCGTCCAGGGCGAGGCGATGGGCAGGCCCAGCACCCTGCGCGTCGCCGTCGACGCCGAGGGGGCGCCCCGCGTCACCGGCGGCGGCAGCCTCACGGTCGAGGGCCGGCTCTCCCTGGCCTCGCTGCGCGCCGACCGTCGCTGA
- a CDS encoding MFS transporter, with translation MGGALLAAFGGFASFNLLLSAAPMYAARGGGGPVAAGAVTGALTAATVAVQPLTPRLLARAGERVSLQAAGLLLGLPCLAALPAAASAPAAVAALAALRGLGFGVFVVAGVALTARLFPPDRRGRAIGVYGAVSGAAGILGTPLGLTLAHHGAYRADFLLAAAAAALVPLAVLALPGRPARPAAATAGVPGPQRRSGPGHAPASARTPARARAPRLRARLGPLAGPLWVEAASTTAYGVLFTFLPLTADAAPAALLAAQAASVGARLGSGRLADRIGPAALLTPAAAVAALGACAGAAPHRAVPVTAGAALFGAGFGAVQNASLLLVMRRAGETAAGLRLAGVSWNLAFDAGTGLGALGGGPLLAAGGPAALFPATGALLAVSLAALLPGRPAPGTPRTPQPP, from the coding sequence GTGGGCGGCGCGCTCCTCGCGGCGTTCGGCGGCTTCGCGAGCTTCAACCTGCTGCTGTCCGCGGCGCCGATGTACGCGGCGCGCGGAGGCGGCGGACCGGTCGCGGCCGGCGCGGTCACCGGCGCCCTCACCGCCGCGACGGTGGCCGTGCAGCCGCTGACGCCCCGGCTGCTCGCGCGGGCCGGCGAGCGGGTGTCGCTGCAGGCCGCCGGACTGCTGCTCGGGCTGCCGTGCCTGGCCGCGCTGCCGGCCGCCGCCTCGGCCCCGGCCGCGGTCGCCGCGCTGGCCGCGCTGCGCGGGCTCGGCTTCGGCGTCTTCGTCGTCGCCGGCGTGGCGCTCACCGCGCGCCTGTTCCCGCCGGACCGCCGGGGCCGCGCGATCGGCGTGTACGGCGCGGTGAGCGGCGCCGCCGGCATCCTCGGCACCCCGCTCGGCCTCACCCTGGCGCACCACGGCGCCTACCGGGCCGACTTCCTCCTGGCCGCGGCGGCGGCAGCCCTCGTCCCCCTCGCGGTCCTCGCCCTCCCGGGCCGCCCCGCGCGGCCTGCCGCGGCGACCGCCGGCGTCCCCGGGCCGCAGCGGCGGTCCGGGCCCGGGCACGCTCCCGCGTCCGCGCGAACCCCCGCGCGTGCGCGTGCCCCGCGGTTGCGGGCGCGACTCGGGCCGCTGGCCGGGCCGTTGTGGGTGGAGGCGGCGTCGACGACCGCGTACGGGGTGCTGTTCACCTTTCTGCCGCTCACCGCGGACGCCGCGCCGGCGGCGCTGCTGGCGGCCCAAGCGGCATCGGTGGGCGCGCGGCTGGGGTCGGGGCGGCTCGCCGACCGGATCGGCCCCGCGGCGCTGCTGACCCCGGCCGCCGCGGTGGCCGCGCTCGGCGCCTGCGCGGGCGCGGCGCCGCACCGCGCGGTCCCGGTCACGGCGGGCGCCGCGCTGTTCGGCGCGGGATTCGGCGCGGTGCAGAACGCGTCGCTGCTCCTGGTGATGCGCCGCGCCGGGGAGACCGCGGCCGGCCTGCGCCTGGCCGGCGTCTCCTGGAACCTCGCCTTCGACGCCGGCACCGGCCTCGGCGCCCTCGGCGGCGGCCCGCTGCTCGCCGCCGGCGGCCCGGCCGCGCTCTTCCCGGCCACCGGCGCGCTGCTGGCCGTCTCCCTGGCCGCGCTGCTCCCCGGCCGCCCCGCTCCCGGGACGCCCCGAACACCGCAGCCGCCCTGA
- a CDS encoding cupin domain-containing protein produces the protein MTQLPRIVLPGDGESVQIGTTTHTTFKAVGGETDNRLGLFEHRMDPGAPGASPHIHKEQLEAFYVLDGVVELHLDGRSFPAPRGTFVNVPESMSHGFRNPYQDQATMLIVFTPAKDREEYFRGLAELYADGNRPTEDELLDLMQRYDQYELALDGTVPGWGRH, from the coding sequence ATGACCCAGCTACCCCGCATCGTCCTGCCCGGTGACGGCGAGTCCGTGCAGATCGGCACCACCACGCACACCACGTTCAAGGCCGTCGGCGGCGAGACCGACAACCGCCTCGGGCTGTTCGAGCACCGCATGGACCCTGGCGCGCCAGGAGCCTCGCCGCACATACACAAGGAGCAACTCGAGGCCTTCTACGTGCTCGACGGCGTGGTCGAACTCCACCTGGACGGCCGCAGCTTCCCCGCCCCGCGCGGCACCTTCGTCAACGTCCCGGAGAGCATGTCGCACGGCTTCCGCAACCCGTACCAGGACCAGGCGACGATGCTCATCGTCTTCACCCCGGCCAAGGACCGCGAGGAGTATTTCAGGGGCCTGGCCGAGCTGTACGCGGACGGCAACCGGCCGACCGAGGACGAGCTGCTGGACCTGATGCAGCGCTACGACCAGTACGAGCTGGCGCTGGACGGCACGGTTCCCGGCTGGGGCCGCCACTGA
- a CDS encoding PLP-dependent cysteine synthase family protein, which produces MVRIDAGTDGVTVYDKLESANPLSSVKDRTGLYMIEAAERRGLLTRGHGTVVEASSGNTGISLAALSAARGYSCVIVLPDSATNERVQLLRAFGAEVVLTPAEEGYTAAIEKAEEIHRARPGSWFARQHENDDNVAAHYATTGPEIWADTGGRVDVLVAGVGTGGTLSGTARFLKERNPDLKVVAVEPERSPVLSQGWGGLHRIPGLNGGFVADTTDTSLIDDVLAVSDEDAFAAARLLARTAGLLVGVSSGAAAHACRVLAARPEHRGATLVTVFPDTGERYLSWLQAAADSEEDAAAPH; this is translated from the coding sequence CTGGTACGGATCGACGCCGGTACGGACGGCGTCACCGTCTACGACAAGCTGGAGAGCGCCAACCCGCTGTCCAGCGTCAAGGACCGCACCGGGCTGTACATGATCGAGGCCGCCGAGCGGCGCGGACTGCTCACCCGCGGCCACGGCACCGTGGTCGAGGCGTCCTCGGGCAACACCGGGATCTCGCTGGCCGCGCTCAGCGCCGCCCGCGGCTACTCCTGCGTGATCGTCCTCCCGGACAGCGCCACCAACGAACGGGTGCAGCTGCTGCGCGCGTTCGGCGCCGAGGTCGTGCTCACCCCCGCCGAGGAGGGCTACACCGCGGCCATCGAGAAGGCCGAGGAGATCCACCGGGCCAGGCCCGGCTCCTGGTTCGCCCGGCAGCACGAGAACGACGACAACGTGGCCGCCCACTACGCCACCACCGGACCGGAGATCTGGGCGGACACCGGGGGCAGGGTCGACGTGCTGGTGGCGGGCGTCGGCACCGGCGGCACCCTCAGCGGCACCGCCCGCTTCCTGAAGGAGCGCAACCCGGACCTGAAGGTCGTCGCGGTCGAGCCCGAGCGCTCGCCGGTGCTCAGCCAGGGCTGGGGCGGGCTGCACCGGATACCCGGCCTGAACGGCGGCTTCGTCGCCGACACCACGGACACCTCGCTCATCGACGACGTGCTCGCCGTCTCCGACGAGGACGCCTTCGCCGCCGCGCGGCTGCTCGCCCGGACCGCCGGACTGCTGGTCGGGGTCTCCTCGGGGGCCGCCGCCCACGCCTGCCGGGTGCTCGCCGCCCGGCCCGAACACCGCGGCGCCACGCTCGTCACCGTCTTCCCCGACACCGGCGAGCGCTATCTGTCCTGGCTCCAGGCCGCCGCCGACAGCGAGGAGGACGCCGCGGCACCGCACTGA
- the epsC gene encoding serine O-acetyltransferase EpsC, with amino-acid sequence MTPTRWLRAAAADLDAIRGRDPSVHSRGEALLHPALPALWGYRAAHRLHTAGLRRTARLLSNAARVLSGGVEIHPGATIGRRFFVDHGSGVVIGETAVIGDDVTLFHQVTLGSTGWWNDRARPAGARRHPAVGDRVVIGAGATLLGPITVGADAVIGAQALVIHDVPERARVLAPVAGAAAGRTSAGRRPVRRLRAVDGAAPADGPAARADGSADSADSADGRARASTARAFPIW; translated from the coding sequence GTGACCCCCACCCGGTGGCTGCGCGCCGCCGCGGCGGACCTGGACGCCATCCGCGGCCGGGACCCCTCCGTGCACAGCCGAGGCGAGGCGCTGCTGCACCCGGCGCTGCCCGCGCTCTGGGGCTACCGGGCGGCCCACCGGCTGCACACCGCCGGACTGCGCCGCACCGCCCGGCTGCTGTCCAACGCCGCCCGGGTGCTCTCCGGCGGCGTCGAGATCCACCCCGGAGCGACGATCGGCCGCCGCTTCTTCGTCGACCACGGCAGCGGCGTCGTGATCGGCGAGACCGCGGTGATCGGCGACGACGTCACGCTCTTCCACCAGGTCACGCTCGGCTCCACCGGCTGGTGGAACGACCGGGCCAGGCCGGCCGGCGCCCGCCGCCACCCCGCGGTCGGCGACCGGGTGGTGATCGGCGCGGGCGCCACGCTGCTCGGCCCGATCACCGTCGGCGCGGACGCCGTGATCGGCGCGCAGGCACTGGTCATCCACGACGTGCCCGAACGCGCCCGGGTGCTGGCGCCCGTCGCCGGCGCCGCCGCCGGCCGGACGTCCGCGGGACGCCGCCCGGTACGCCGCCTGCGGGCCGTGGACGGCGCCGCCCCCGCCGACGGCCCGGCCGCCCGCGCGGACGGTTCCGCCGACAGCGCCGACAGCGCCGACGGCCGCGCCCGGGCCTCGACCGCCCGCGCCTTCCCCATCTGGTGA